A region of Marnyiella aurantia DNA encodes the following proteins:
- a CDS encoding PepSY-like domain-containing protein has protein sequence MKNINMKLRSLTLAAATYLVMLSCDEQKIVKPAELPAEVTSYITTHFPGTNIAQASTERDGLGKNYDITLTDGTHVEFNGKSEVTDLTSTNALPLAVVPAKIQQYVTANYPGSYITGWESDGNMQQAKLDNGIKLEFDKAGGFKRIDQ, from the coding sequence ATGAAAAATATAAACATGAAACTACGGTCTCTAACATTAGCCGCAGCGACATACCTGGTGATGTTAAGTTGCGACGAGCAAAAAATTGTAAAGCCGGCTGAACTTCCGGCCGAGGTAACTTCATATATTACAACCCACTTTCCCGGAACTAACATCGCTCAGGCAAGCACGGAACGCGACGGTCTGGGCAAGAATTACGACATCACACTTACAGACGGTACCCATGTTGAGTTTAACGGTAAGAGTGAAGTGACCGATTTAACGAGCACTAACGCTTTACCGCTGGCAGTTGTTCCTGCAAAAATACAGCAATATGTAACTGCAAACTATCCCGGCAGCTATATTACGGGCTGGGAATCAGACGGCAACATGCAGCAGGCGAAACTTGACAATGGTATAAAACTGGAGTTCGATAAGGCTGGCGGATTCAAACGAATTGATCAGTGA
- a CDS encoding YciE/YciF ferroxidase family protein gives MKKTTDAGNGQGTRKVEAKSSAAEGLKELFIDGLKDIVYAERALLKALPKMMNNASEPKLKAAIEDHIAVTEGQVQRLEQVFEILGESNRGKKCEAIEGLIKEGESIMEETEVGPVRDAGIIAASQKIEHYEIASYGTLAAFANTLGETEIVALLEATLAEEKEADALLTESAYNSINFEAAEEDEN, from the coding sequence ATGAAAAAGACGACTGATGCCGGCAACGGTCAGGGAACACGTAAGGTGGAAGCAAAATCCTCCGCTGCCGAGGGACTAAAGGAGTTATTTATAGACGGTCTGAAAGACATTGTCTATGCTGAAAGAGCATTGCTGAAAGCCTTGCCAAAAATGATGAATAATGCTAGTGAACCTAAACTTAAAGCAGCTATTGAAGATCATATTGCAGTTACCGAAGGACAGGTGCAGAGACTTGAGCAGGTTTTTGAAATCCTGGGAGAATCTAACAGAGGTAAGAAATGCGAAGCCATTGAAGGCCTTATTAAGGAAGGCGAAAGTATAATGGAAGAAACTGAAGTTGGTCCGGTTAGAGATGCAGGTATCATCGCTGCTTCGCAGAAGATCGAGCATTACGAAATCGCTTCTTACGGCACTCTGGCAGCGTTTGCAAATACATTAGGTGAAACAGAGATTGTTGCCCTTCTGGAAGCAACACTGGCGGAGGAAAAAGAAGCTGACGCACTACTAACAGAATCTGCCTACAATTCGATAAACTTCGAAGCTGCGGAAGAAGATGAGAACTAA
- a CDS encoding LytR/AlgR family response regulator transcription factor has translation MKIKCLVVDDEKLAQEVLVHHISKFSNLQLEGICNNVIELIQFLNKHTDIDLIFLDIKMPEISGTDFISIYNNPPAIIYTTAYDQYALDAFTQNAIDYLLKPISLDRFAKSVQKASKFILRDKIATPVVNSATESFYVKSDKRLVKINGPEMILIEGMRNYFCIHTETDTIMVHGTLSTIEENLQHLPYICRVHKSFFINLNQISYVEQHVVLLKNRKSVPIGLSYREQVYQKLNIM, from the coding sequence ATGAAAATTAAATGTCTGGTTGTCGATGATGAAAAACTTGCACAGGAAGTTTTGGTACATCATATATCTAAATTCAGCAATCTTCAGTTGGAAGGCATATGCAATAATGTTATCGAGTTAATTCAGTTTCTGAACAAGCACACGGACATTGACCTTATTTTCCTGGATATCAAGATGCCTGAGATCAGCGGTACCGATTTCATTTCCATCTACAATAATCCGCCGGCAATCATTTATACAACAGCCTATGACCAGTATGCGCTTGATGCTTTCACCCAGAATGCCATTGACTATCTACTGAAACCAATCTCGCTGGACAGATTTGCAAAAAGTGTTCAGAAAGCATCAAAATTTATTCTCAGGGATAAAATTGCCACTCCTGTGGTGAACTCGGCCACAGAAAGTTTCTATGTAAAAAGTGACAAAAGGCTTGTAAAAATTAACGGTCCGGAAATGATTTTGATTGAAGGAATGCGCAACTATTTCTGCATACATACGGAGACAGACACTATTATGGTACACGGTACTCTTTCAACCATCGAGGAAAATCTGCAGCATCTTCCCTATATCTGCCGCGTACACAAATCTTTTTTTATTAATCTAAACCAGATCAGTTATGTGGAACAGCATGTAGTTTTGCTGAAGAACAGGAAATCTGTACCAATAGGGTTAAGTTACCGCGAACAGGTCTATCAGAAACTTAATATAATGTAA
- a CDS encoding sensor histidine kinase has protein sequence MQLNRANELSRFFLNLIFFGFILFTSIDNSPHEVSNAFIIIYTFLLFVPAWLNNFLLLPYLRRTRKSNQYLILLLISFLISVFLGGSVLRWIYRQSGTCGLGNFTSIAVTSSAPEGYQIYQPFFDIFPGMLIIMFALGAAYAVKEYILTLRKNEIISSEHTLAELNLLKSQVSPHFLFNVLNSLYALSLKMSPETPEVILKLSTILRYSLYDSQTRETPLSKEIHILETYIGIENLRLPATATVTFDHKLLDPSARVAPMLMLPLVENAFKHGIDSTVDASFIEINLLCSDGFLKFTVKNNYKPGQSAGYGGIGIENIRKRLQLLYSGRHSLDLLQDAQTFTATLEINL, from the coding sequence ATGCAATTAAACAGGGCGAATGAATTATCAAGGTTTTTTCTGAACCTGATTTTTTTCGGATTCATTCTCTTTACAAGTATAGACAACAGTCCGCATGAGGTATCTAATGCATTCATAATTATTTATACCTTTCTGCTTTTCGTACCAGCATGGCTGAATAATTTCCTGCTCCTTCCCTATCTCAGGCGTACGAGAAAAAGCAACCAATATCTGATTCTGCTTCTTATTTCATTTCTGATATCAGTTTTCCTGGGTGGATCTGTCCTGCGGTGGATATACAGACAATCGGGGACGTGCGGTTTAGGGAATTTCACTTCAATAGCTGTAACTTCCTCTGCGCCGGAGGGGTATCAAATATACCAGCCGTTTTTCGATATATTTCCGGGCATGCTTATCATCATGTTCGCTTTAGGCGCCGCTTATGCCGTGAAGGAATATATACTTACGCTTAGGAAAAATGAGATAATCAGTTCCGAACATACGCTGGCTGAACTTAATCTGCTGAAATCCCAGGTGAGTCCGCACTTTCTGTTCAATGTGCTTAACAGTCTGTACGCCCTGTCGTTAAAGATGTCGCCTGAAACCCCTGAGGTAATCCTTAAACTTTCTACTATTCTGCGCTATTCTCTGTACGATTCGCAGACGCGGGAAACTCCTTTATCTAAGGAAATTCATATTTTAGAAACTTATATCGGAATTGAAAATTTAAGATTACCTGCAACCGCAACAGTAACATTTGATCATAAGCTGCTTGATCCCTCGGCCAGAGTTGCACCTATGCTGATGCTGCCTCTTGTTGAAAATGCGTTTAAACACGGTATAGATTCAACAGTTGATGCTTCATTTATTGAGATAAATCTGCTTTGCAGTGATGGCTTTCTTAAATTTACAGTTAAGAATAATTACAAACCGGGACAGTCGGCAGGTTATGGGGGAATAGGGATTGAAAACATCCGCAAAAGACTCCAACTGCTGTATTCGGGGCGCCACTCGCTGGATCTGCTGCAGGATGCACAAACCTTTACTGCAACTCTGGAAATAAATCTTTAG
- a CDS encoding serine hydrolase domain-containing protein — translation MKRIFLISGLLIAGATTAQKTDFKASLDSMLTHYQKNNAFSGSILLQKNGETIYKGEFNNFPGEKEKYRIGSITKIFTSVMIFQLVEEGKLKLGSTLNTYFPTVKNADRITIAQMLNHTSGMFNYLEWDEYYDSKDKVFTKEAMLKIIQQGKPDFKPGKDSMYSNSGYLLLGYIIEQVTGKSYQENLKTRILDKVGLYNTYSETDPSQYSKRAASYKFDGEKWSHEADTHPSFTYSAGNIVSTTEDLAKMMKALFSGKLVSMKTVDLMKQTNPQTHIGYGLFRTPIFGKAGFGHTGRIDEFHAGLAHIPEDKFTVAVLANGTNVKLNDIVVAVVSKYYGKNYKELDFTTYTDKNAAPTHIYEGVYNAKLGGIISVGKFRISKAGKNHLFLSMYSKASEGKQSRTALLKRIGENEFYSFDNSANLQFDRDKSGKVTGLKLTQGQQSINCSKIL, via the coding sequence ATGAAAAGAATATTTCTCATTAGCGGTCTTCTAATAGCAGGCGCGACTACGGCACAAAAAACAGACTTCAAAGCTTCTCTGGACAGTATGCTAACCCATTATCAGAAAAACAATGCATTTTCCGGATCTATCCTGCTTCAGAAAAACGGAGAGACTATCTATAAAGGAGAGTTCAATAACTTCCCGGGCGAAAAAGAAAAATACCGTATAGGATCAATTACTAAGATCTTTACCTCAGTCATGATATTCCAGCTGGTTGAGGAGGGCAAACTGAAACTCGGTTCAACACTAAACACGTATTTTCCTACTGTGAAAAATGCCGACCGCATTACCATTGCTCAAATGCTGAACCATACCAGCGGTATGTTTAACTACCTGGAGTGGGATGAGTATTACGACAGTAAAGACAAGGTGTTTACAAAAGAAGCAATGCTGAAGATTATACAGCAGGGCAAACCTGACTTTAAGCCGGGCAAAGACAGCATGTACAGTAATTCCGGCTATCTGCTGTTGGGATATATTATAGAACAGGTTACAGGAAAATCTTATCAGGAAAATCTGAAAACACGGATCCTGGATAAAGTGGGTCTGTACAATACGTACAGCGAAACTGATCCATCCCAGTACTCCAAAAGGGCAGCATCCTACAAGTTCGACGGCGAAAAATGGTCGCACGAGGCCGATACTCATCCAAGTTTTACATATTCCGCGGGTAATATCGTGTCAACTACTGAGGATCTGGCCAAAATGATGAAGGCGCTCTTCAGCGGTAAACTTGTTTCTATGAAGACCGTAGATCTTATGAAGCAAACAAACCCACAAACACACATAGGTTACGGACTTTTCCGTACACCGATTTTCGGAAAAGCCGGTTTTGGCCATACAGGCAGGATTGATGAATTTCATGCGGGCCTGGCGCATATTCCCGAAGATAAATTTACTGTGGCAGTACTGGCAAACGGTACTAATGTAAAACTGAATGATATTGTGGTGGCTGTTGTTTCCAAATATTACGGTAAAAATTATAAAGAACTGGATTTTACGACGTACACAGATAAAAACGCAGCGCCAACCCATATTTATGAAGGCGTATATAATGCTAAACTTGGCGGCATTATCTCGGTAGGTAAATTCCGTATCAGTAAGGCCGGAAAGAATCATTTATTCCTGTCCATGTATTCCAAAGCATCGGAAGGCAAGCAGAGCCGAACAGCATTGCTGAAAAGAATCGGTGAGAATGAGTTTTATTCGTTTGACAATAGCGCGAATCTTCAGTTTGATCGTGATAAATCAGGTAAAGTGACGGGTTTAAAACTAACTCAGGGTCAGCAGTCCATTAACTGCAGTAAGATTTTATAA
- a CDS encoding SRPBCC family protein produces the protein MPRIELSTEISSSVQICFDLSRSVDLHKLSTAKTDEEAVAGKTGGLLDLNETVTWRATHFFIRQNLTTKITALQSPIYFVDEQLNGIFKSLRHQHIFTQDGDKVIMTDIFDFESPAGILGQLFNRLMLTSYMRKFLMERNQIIKQFAESDRWTEVMDPKNYK, from the coding sequence ATGCCCAGGATTGAACTCAGCACCGAAATCAGCTCTTCAGTTCAAATCTGTTTTGATCTTTCACGCAGTGTGGACCTGCACAAACTCTCAACAGCAAAGACAGACGAAGAAGCTGTTGCCGGAAAAACCGGCGGACTTTTGGATCTGAATGAAACCGTAACCTGGAGAGCCACACATTTTTTTATACGTCAAAACCTGACTACAAAAATTACAGCACTGCAAAGCCCGATATATTTTGTTGACGAGCAACTTAACGGAATATTCAAATCGCTCCGGCATCAGCATATATTTACTCAGGACGGAGACAAAGTTATTATGACTGATATCTTCGATTTTGAGTCGCCGGCGGGAATTCTTGGTCAATTATTTAACAGGCTGATGCTCACAAGTTATATGCGGAAATTTCTGATGGAGAGAAATCAGATTATAAAACAATTTGCAGAATCTGATCGGTGGACAGAGGTGATGGATCCAAAGAATTATAAATAA
- a CDS encoding TonB-dependent receptor plug domain-containing protein, with protein sequence MFYSQKEDTLRTQTIEEVVFQRKGNVTQDVTNVSINARQAGQIASVSGGIEGLIKTLPSVNSNTELSSQYMVRGGNYDENLIYINDIEIYRPFLIRNSMQEGMSIINPDMVSTVNFSAGGFEAKYGDKMSSALNIYYREPEKFEISGEASMIGGRLSTGFATGNKKLTALVSGRYRNTNLILNTLNEETDFNPRYMDFQSFLNYHISPKFSMSFIGYYSQNDYEMIPKAKEVEFGSVNQPIKVSVFYDGREDDRYKNMMGTFSLNYRPNEKWRILLDNFAYQNREREYYSIASAYVLESFDPVTGDPVTSYDVGGQIDHARNDLMVRTYGTQLRTRFSPNINSNLEVGFKFEKENLRDLTNEWRLVDSLGYSVPRDQVLPGVLDPSSMELYYHIAGDNAVEPTRMSAYAQYSNKFYWGRSRAYFNAGARVANWSFNKETIFSPRAQFAIKPDWESDMLFRVAGGIYYQQPFYKEIKDLDGSFNSDIKSQRSMQLILGNDYEFSMYDRPFKLTTELYYKKMDDLIPYFMDNVRIRYSGKNNADGYAYGIDTRLFGEFVPGIDSWLSASYARTFENIDGRGDIARATDQRFRFAIFYQDYMPKFPKMRVNLTGIYAMGLPTGAPIMFDNNGLPSLETRYDYQKTLPSYKRVDIGLSYVFIDPKEKNKSWGFWENFEELTLGVQVFNAFNIYNTVANQWVTDVSNNYIYPVPVNLTGRFFNAKLEFRIK encoded by the coding sequence ATGTTTTATTCCCAAAAGGAAGATACACTACGTACACAGACCATTGAAGAAGTAGTTTTCCAGAGAAAAGGAAATGTAACTCAGGACGTTACCAATGTAAGCATTAATGCACGGCAGGCTGGCCAGATAGCCTCGGTTTCCGGCGGCATAGAAGGTCTGATTAAAACACTTCCTTCAGTAAACTCCAATACGGAGCTTTCTTCTCAGTATATGGTCCGGGGCGGCAACTACGATGAAAATTTGATCTACATTAACGATATTGAAATCTACAGGCCATTCCTTATCCGCAATTCCATGCAGGAGGGAATGAGCATCATCAACCCCGATATGGTTTCCACGGTAAACTTCTCGGCTGGTGGATTTGAGGCGAAGTACGGCGATAAAATGTCCTCCGCACTGAATATCTATTACCGGGAGCCTGAAAAATTTGAGATTTCCGGTGAAGCCAGTATGATAGGAGGGAGGCTTTCCACTGGTTTTGCTACCGGGAACAAAAAACTTACGGCCTTGGTTTCCGGAAGGTACAGGAATACCAATCTTATCCTGAATACCCTGAATGAGGAAACGGATTTCAATCCCCGGTATATGGATTTTCAGTCTTTTCTGAATTATCATATAAGCCCGAAATTCTCGATGTCGTTTATCGGATATTATTCCCAAAACGATTATGAGATGATTCCGAAAGCCAAGGAAGTTGAGTTTGGCAGTGTGAACCAGCCTATAAAAGTCAGCGTTTTCTATGACGGCCGCGAGGACGACAGATATAAAAACATGATGGGAACCTTTTCCCTGAATTACAGGCCAAACGAAAAATGGAGAATCCTGCTGGATAATTTCGCTTATCAGAACCGTGAGCGCGAATATTACAGTATTGCCTCTGCTTATGTTCTTGAAAGTTTTGATCCTGTAACGGGTGATCCTGTTACCTCGTACGATGTAGGCGGCCAGATCGATCATGCGAGGAATGACCTGATGGTCAGAACGTACGGCACTCAATTGCGGACACGTTTCTCGCCAAATATAAACTCCAATCTTGAAGTAGGTTTTAAGTTCGAAAAAGAAAACCTTCGCGACCTCACCAACGAATGGAGACTCGTTGATTCCCTTGGCTACAGCGTACCGCGTGATCAGGTTCTGCCGGGCGTACTGGATCCGTCCTCCATGGAACTCTACTACCATATTGCCGGCGATAATGCTGTAGAACCTACGCGGATGTCGGCTTACGCGCAGTATTCCAACAAATTTTACTGGGGTCGCAGCCGTGCTTATTTCAATGCAGGAGCCCGCGTAGCCAATTGGTCTTTCAATAAGGAAACCATTTTCTCACCGCGCGCGCAATTTGCAATTAAGCCGGACTGGGAATCTGATATGCTGTTCCGTGTAGCCGGCGGAATTTACTACCAGCAGCCTTTTTATAAAGAAATTAAGGACCTGGACGGCAGTTTCAATTCCGACATCAAATCACAGCGCTCCATGCAGCTTATTTTGGGTAACGATTACGAATTCTCCATGTACGACAGGCCGTTCAAACTTACAACGGAACTCTATTACAAGAAGATGGACGACCTCATACCGTATTTTATGGATAATGTGAGGATTCGATATTCAGGAAAAAACAATGCAGACGGCTATGCCTACGGTATTGATACGCGGCTTTTCGGCGAATTTGTACCGGGAATAGATTCCTGGCTGTCTGCAAGTTATGCGCGGACATTCGAAAATATTGACGGCCGGGGAGACATTGCCCGGGCAACTGACCAAAGATTCAGGTTTGCCATATTTTACCAGGATTATATGCCGAAGTTTCCAAAAATGCGTGTAAACCTGACCGGTATTTATGCTATGGGATTGCCTACAGGTGCTCCTATTATGTTTGATAATAACGGTTTACCAAGCCTGGAAACCCGTTACGATTACCAAAAAACACTACCTTCTTACAAAAGAGTTGACATCGGACTTTCCTACGTGTTTATAGATCCAAAGGAAAAAAACAAGTCCTGGGGCTTCTGGGAAAATTTTGAGGAACTCACGTTGGGTGTTCAGGTTTTCAATGCTTTCAATATTTATAATACTGTGGCCAACCAGTGGGTTACGGATGTTAGCAATAACTATATTTACCCCGTTCCTGTAAATCTTACAGGCCGTTTTTTCAATGCGAAGCTGGAATTCCGCATAAAATAA
- the kdsA gene encoding 3-deoxy-8-phosphooctulonate synthase — MIQHLNNIHHSDSTNFFLIAGPCIIEGEDMALRIAEKVITITDKYKIPYIFKGSFKKANRSRVDSFTTIGEEKSLEILKKVGETFNIPTTTDIHENEHAALAARYVDVLQIPAFLVRQTDLLVAAAKTGKCVTLKKGQFLSPEAMKFAVEKITDSGNTKTAIIERGNSFGYSDLVVDFRGIPTMQQYAPVILDVTHSLQQPNQSSGVTGGRPELIETIAKAGIAVGADGLFIETHPDPSCALSDGANMLKLDQLEALLQKLTRIREAIL, encoded by the coding sequence ATGATTCAACATCTAAATAACATCCATCATTCAGACTCTACAAACTTTTTCCTAATCGCGGGACCGTGTATCATTGAAGGTGAAGACATGGCTCTCAGAATTGCCGAGAAAGTGATTACCATTACCGATAAATATAAAATTCCTTACATATTCAAAGGGAGCTTCAAGAAAGCAAACCGCAGCAGGGTAGACAGTTTCACGACCATTGGCGAAGAAAAATCACTGGAAATCCTGAAAAAAGTAGGGGAGACTTTCAATATTCCAACTACCACAGACATTCACGAAAACGAACATGCAGCACTGGCGGCGCGGTATGTAGATGTTCTCCAGATTCCTGCTTTTCTGGTAAGGCAAACCGACCTTTTGGTGGCCGCCGCCAAAACAGGTAAATGCGTAACGCTGAAAAAAGGACAGTTTCTTTCCCCCGAAGCCATGAAGTTTGCAGTGGAGAAAATTACGGATTCAGGTAATACCAAAACAGCGATTATAGAAAGAGGAAACTCATTTGGATATTCAGACCTGGTGGTGGACTTCCGCGGCATCCCGACTATGCAGCAATATGCACCTGTAATCCTGGATGTAACGCATTCCCTTCAGCAGCCCAACCAGAGTTCCGGAGTTACCGGTGGCCGCCCGGAACTTATAGAAACAATAGCAAAAGCCGGAATCGCCGTAGGTGCCGACGGTCTTTTCATCGAAACCCATCCGGACCCCAGCTGTGCGCTTTCGGACGGTGCCAATATGCTCAAACTGGACCAGTTGGAAGCTCTCCTGCAGAAACTTACACGCATACGCGAAGCCATTCTGTAA
- a CDS encoding DUF1697 domain-containing protein — translation MKYCAFLRGVNVNGTSMKMAEVCSVFESVGMEQVTSVLASGNILFSSERRPEVLKTELEKAMSAHFNYDAFMFLRSEDEITAMLSNNPFEAVADFHTYIFIGQKDIEKELLSIFSNSAKSKDEKGQVVNSTFYWQVPKGNTLHSAFGKVLGRKSLKDKITSRNINTFDKIINKLK, via the coding sequence GTGAAATACTGTGCTTTTTTGCGCGGAGTGAATGTAAACGGAACTTCCATGAAAATGGCAGAAGTTTGCAGCGTATTTGAATCAGTGGGCATGGAGCAGGTAACTTCTGTACTTGCTTCCGGTAACATTCTTTTTTCATCAGAAAGAAGACCGGAAGTGCTTAAAACTGAACTTGAAAAAGCCATGTCTGCTCATTTCAATTATGACGCTTTTATGTTTCTTCGGAGTGAGGATGAAATTACAGCGATGCTGTCCAACAATCCTTTTGAAGCTGTAGCCGATTTTCACACCTATATATTTATCGGACAGAAAGACATCGAAAAAGAACTGCTCAGCATCTTCAGCAATTCGGCAAAAAGTAAAGATGAAAAAGGGCAGGTGGTAAACAGCACCTTCTATTGGCAGGTTCCCAAAGGAAATACCTTGCACAGTGCTTTTGGAAAGGTGCTTGGTCGGAAGTCGCTGAAGGATAAGATTACTTCAAGAAATATCAATACTTTTGATAAAATAATTAATAAACTGAAATGA